Within the Pseudarthrobacter sp. W1I19 genome, the region AACTGGCCCTGCGTGAGCCCTGGCGGGTGGCCGGAGCCGTGCTGATGGGCCCCGTGGTCGAACCCAGCCGGAAATCGGTGGCACAACAGGCCCTGGCGCTCGCCCGGGACGCCATGTTCAACGAGTCCCCGACCTCCAACGCGGTTGTGTTCAGCGACTACTTCCGCGCAGGTCCGCGCTGGTATCTCACAGAATTGCCGGTGATGATGAGGTACCCGCTGGAGGAGCGGCTGGCCGGCGTCAGCCAGCCGGTGCTGGTGCTCCGCGGCACCAGGGACCCCATTGCTCGGCGTCCCTGGTGCGTCAAGCTCTCCGCTGCCGCCCCGCAGGGCAGCATGGGCGAGATTTTGGGGCAGGGCCACGTCTTCCAGCACACCGCTCCGGCTCCCGCCGCCCAGGCCATCAACGGCTGGGTGCGCGCCCTTAACGGATTCGACGTCACGGCCTGACGTTCCCAGGCCTTGCGGCCCCCGCGGCTAGAGCCCCAGCTCCTCCAGTACAGGCAGCTTCTCCCGGACCCACGCCCGCGCCTCGGTGGCACTCGGGGCTGACAGCGCCAGCTTGGCCAGCTGCTGCGCCTCCTCCAGGGTCACTGTTTTGAGCACCGCAGCCACGGCGGCCAGGGAACGCGCCGTCATGGACAGGGTGCTCACGCCCAGTCCGGTCAGTACGAC harbors:
- a CDS encoding alpha/beta fold hydrolase, giving the protein MALNGGRNVKSGGLQGMLYSSVQPPRAGAKGMQDAGARPTYVLLHGIGVSHRYLARLHQELAKAADVYSFDLPGFGKSSRPGRQLQVEDFAAFVSDVLTDAGVSSYVPVGHSMGTQFAVELALREPWRVAGAVLMGPVVEPSRKSVAQQALALARDAMFNESPTSNAVVFSDYFRAGPRWYLTELPVMMRYPLEERLAGVSQPVLVLRGTRDPIARRPWCVKLSAAAPQGSMGEILGQGHVFQHTAPAPAAQAINGWVRALNGFDVTA